The following nucleotide sequence is from Lepus europaeus isolate LE1 chromosome 16, mLepTim1.pri, whole genome shotgun sequence.
ctcctggtctcccatgcgggtgcaggggcccaagcactcggcccatcttccactgcttcccgaggccacagcagagagctggatgggaagaggagcagccgggactcaaaccagcgcccatccgggatgccagcactgcaggtggcagctttacctgctacgccacagtgccggtcccgcGATGATTTTTACTGCAGCCGTGTCAGTGGGTATGAGGTGTATCTCCCTGTGGTTCGGATTCCCGTTGCCATGGCTACCGGTGTTGCGCATCCTCCTGTGCCTGTTGGTTGTTTGTCCTTGGAGAGACATTTGTTCAGATCTTTCCCCATTTTAACATTGGGTGGTCTTGTTATTTAGTTCTTAGGAGTTTCTTATATACTCTGGACACTAGGCCCTTGAAGACACCtggttggcaaatattttctactacgttctctgggttttctttttactttcttcctAACTCAAcagtttatttttcatctgttgTAATGTCTATAGTCATTATTTTGcctttgttgcttgtgcttttcaTGTCCTATCTGGGACAACACTGCCAAATCCAAGGTTATGAATGTTTTCTTTCAGCTGGCTTAGCTCCTGTGCTCAGGTGCGGTTTCTCTATAGGGTGAGGTAAGGGTCCAGCTCCATCGCTCTGTGGGTGGGTGTCCAGTTGTCGGAGCAGTGAGTGGTCGTGGCTCCATCAGCGGTGGACACACAGTGTTTCCCAGCTTCTAGTTATATTTCACTGGCCCGTGTCTTCTCTGATGCcagcccagcactgtggctgctGTGGCGTGGTCGTATATTTGGAAATTGGGAGTGGGGAGTCCCATCCTGGGTATCGGAGCCCGTGACACAGGcgtttctgtctctttcatttccttcagcAGAGTTTCATAGTCTTCAGTGCACACGCAATGCGGGGAACGCGCTGCGAGGCGCAGCCGCCGGGCCTCTGACTTTGCAGCCCGTGCAAGGCACCCGTGCGTGTCAAGGCCTTGGGACGGTGTTTGCGTGTCTCATTCTGTGGAAGTCACGGGATTTAAAAGATCTTGTTCCATGTGTTAAAGACGCAAGCACACACACGTTTTGCAAGTTTGTGTGTTTGCAATATTTCAGCACCAGTATCTGGATGTGATCGGGTTTCTTCACAAGCCCGCGTCAGTGAGTTATGCACGGGCAGTGTCATTCTGAGAAGACCTGTGGCTTCCTTTAGAGGTCAGAGGCACAGAGCTTGTCACGGCGGCGGCCGCTGGCCTGTgccgaggtcacacagcagggTGCAGACCCTGGCGTGGTAGCTGTCATTCATCCCATCATCATTTGCCATAGAGATTTGATTGACAGCTGCACAGAGTGGGGACAGTGTAGACTCAGCATGCATGCACAGGCATGCACGTGCATGGCCATggccatgtgtgcacacacacgcccacacatgcacacacccacacatgcacacatgcccacacccacgcgtgcacacacatgcccacatgtgcacacacatgcccacacatgcctacacgtgcacacacccacgtgtgcacgcacacacccacacgtgcacacatgcccACACCCACGCGTGCACACCCACgcccacatgtgcacacacatgcctacacgtgcacacacgcccACGCACCCTCTGTCCCTGGCAGGTGTCCTCCTCCAGACAAGTGTTGAGCACTGTGAGAAACGCTGGTTTTTTGCAGCGGGGCCTCCCGGGCTCCCGTGGGGATTGCATGGGGGTCATGGCCGGATCACCTGGGAGCGTCCCCTGGCCGCCTGCGGAATCTGCAGGATGGAAGAAGGCAGGGTCTCCTGGCCTGAgtcctgctgccttctgggggtGCCTTCCCCCGTTGTCCAGAAAGGAAAGTTGTAACTGCCTCGACCCGAAGACGGGCACGGTCCAGGCAAGATCCGGTTCTGTGTTCGTTGTCGTCGTCATCGTTACTGTATTTTTACCCTGATTTTGAAGCAAATGAAACTGTAAATATTTCCCCAGGTCCCCATGAATGTGGAGGGCCCAGGCCTTGTGGGTGCCCTGCCCTTGAGGGGCGTGAgtcacagccctggctgtcacagctcCCCACGCCGGCAGTCCTGAGAccctgggtggggggcgggggcccgCTGCCCTGTCTGGAGGCAGAGACCCCTGCTTCCTGGCCGCTTCTGTCTTCTGCATTCCTCCGGGAGGGGCCtctttctccacctgcagcgcctgtgaggtgggggggggggggcgtctccCAGAGTCTCTGCCCCTGCGGCCACACGGGGGCCTCTCAGGCTCGTGATCCCCTCCCCATCTGAAGAGCCTGGCGCCCGTGGGCTCCCACACTGCTGAGGCTTCTGCGGGTCCTGGCCTGCCCCGGGCTGCTAACGCAGGTGCCTGAGCCCGGGGCCGGGTGGTGGACACGCACAGCCTGGGTTCTGGGAGCTGCGAAGGCCAAGATCGGAGCGGGGCCGGGCGGTGCAGCACCTGCGGAGGGCCTGGCTGCCTTGCACGGTCCTCCGTGGCAGgacagggagggggggaggggaggaagcggCGCCTCCCGCAGTGACGCCGCTGACCCAGTTGTGCGGTCCCCGGGAGccgcctgcctgccccaggccctgcggcCCCGCGGCTGCACGTGCTGCTTTGAGCCACGCGTTCAGACCACTGCGAGGGGTTAGCAGGggtttctgggggtggggggtggccctGACCGCTGGCGACACGCCTGGGCCTGTCTGTCCACTTGCAGGATACACCCCGTGTGGCGCCTGGGGAGTTTTCCTGGGCGTGGGATCCTCCCTTTGTCCCGAGGTTGCAGCTTCGGCTGCGCGCAGGGTTCGGAGCGATGGTGccacctggccccgccctggcacACCCGTGTGCCTGCAGCCACAGgtgggtcctggctcctccatgtcCAGGCTGGGGCTGTTACCACTGCTTCCTCCTTGgtggctgccctggccctggggaaTGCTGGGACATCCTGTTGGCCAGAGTGAGGGTGCGCCTGGGCTAGGGTGGGCGTCGGAGTGGACCCGGCTTGGAGGCTGCAGGCGCTGTGGCACGCGGCTCACGCTGTTGTGGGAGGAGCTGCGCCCATGTGCATTTCCCTGCTTCTGGGAACCCCCGCGGCTGACAACTTGATGATGTAAGAGGGCTCAATGCTCACCGAGCCGCAGCCCCAAGGGGGTCAGCCCGCCTTGGTTCAGCTCTGGGGCACATCCTGGCTGGCGGCGTGAGCGGGAGAGGCCCCAGGGTCAGGCAGGAAGGCGGACAGTGCTCGGGCCccacctcccatgcagccaccctggggaccaggcTCCTGGCACGTGAGCCTCTGGGGACAAACCACTTGCAACCCACAGCTCGGAGCCCGCTGTGCGCCTGGCACGAGTGTCCTGCCCTTTGCCACCGTAAACCCGGGCAGTGCTGCCATGGATGCCTCCCCAGGGTCACCGGGCGTGGCTGAGCCGGTGTCTCACTGAGTCCTGGCCGCAAACGGCCAGctgccctgggggcagagcaTCTGCAGGTTTGGGAGGTGGGGCGGCTGCTGGCCGGGGCCGAGGGGCACGGCTGTCGGCACCGTGGAGGCTTTGTGGATGGCTGGCTCGTAACTTCGCTCTGTTCTGGAATATTCCTGACTGTCtcatggggcggggaggggggaggggtgtccCTGAAAGCCTCCAAAGTGGGAcgcacctttaaaaaaatttcccttgAATTAGGGAAAAGCAGGGGCCGGGCTGGCTGACGTGTCCggagagggctgggctgggggagcgaAGGCAGCGAGGCCCGTGTGCACAGGAGGGGGCAGAGACCCTGGCAGCCCAGACCCGAGGCCCCAGGCTCAGTCCTGGTGCAGGGGCTGTGTTCGTCTCCTGCGGCTGCTTGGGGGGGGGGCCAcacccggggtgggggcggcgcTGAGATGTTTGTTCCCTCCCAGACCTGGAGGCAGGAAGTCCGAGCTCATGGTGGGAGCTGCGGGGGCCCTGGTGCTGTCCGGACTCTGGGGTCACGTGCGTGTCTCTGCACGTCCAGGCTTCCTCGTGCATGAGCCACACCGGTCATGTTGGCTTCGAGCCCTTCCCAGCGACCTCATCTCAGTGCGATTGCCCCTGCTGAGAGAGACCCTCTTTCCGAATGAGGTCACGCTCACGGGTGCTGGGGGCGGACGTCAGCAGAGGGACGCAGCAGGttctggaagcttggtccccgtCACTCTCCAGAGAAACCTGCAAGGCTGggaggccctgccccctcccccgcgtTCCCCGGGGACAACAGGCAACCTGCTTGCTCAAGGTTGTGCTGGCTGAGCCCGGAGCCAGCTGGGTCTTTCTAGAAAGGCCACGGCTCTCCCTTAAGGCGCCAtcgccagggggtggggggaggcgccACACTGGGAATTCACAGaccccagggcaggcagaggcaCCCGCACTTGGAGGACAGCCTCTTGTTGCCGTCTGTGGGTGCatctctgcccccgccccccgcctgctGTTCTCATGGCTCAGTTCTGTAGGCATGAGCACTGGGGAtcctggggcagagagggagcCAGGTAGACCGGGCGCTGTGCAGTGCACCCCGGTCTCAGGCCACCCCAGGCCTCTGGGCCCTGCCCGTCTCGCCAGGCACTCGGTGCCCTGCCGCTGTGTGGACCCCTGTGCCAGCTCCAGGATGTGGCTCCTCTGGCTGGGACCTGGACACATGGACCAGGGAGCTAGAGCTGCAGGGGCTGAGCCCCACTGAGCTCCGAGCATGGtcagtccctgctgctgcccggGCTGCCGGGCTCCTGGGAcagctgcctctcctttctccggAAAATTTGACTTTGCACGGTCGGCCTCCTGGGTCCATGTGGCTGTGTGCTTGAACGTGCGCTGTAGCTGTGGTCCAATGGTGGGCGCCTGGACACaccgcctcccctgcccccttgcGCCTGGACACTGTGTGCAGGGCAAGTTCAGATACAGCGCAGTTGCTGTGCCCCTGCTGGGGGTGTCAGCCTGAGCAGGGTGGGGCACTCCCAGCGAGggtctctgggccaggctggggtgggagccGTGGGGAGGGCGGGCTTGGAGGGGATGTGGAGGTTTCCTGCCAGTCAGAGGGTCTGCAGGGGTGTGGCTGTTGGCGGGGGGTGGCTGTGCAGGGAGAAGGGATGGAGCAACCCGGGCTGGGGTCTCAGGTCCCTGGGGAACATGGCGAGAGGACCCGCAGGACCGGCTGGATCTGCAGCACCGCGGACAGCGCACTGGATGGGAGGGGCCGGTCTGGCCGTGAGGCTGCACCCCGCAGTGCTGAGCCTCCGTTCCCTTGGCGGGGGCTCCAGGTAGCCAGGATGCAGCCTGCAATGGTTCTCAGCCTGGAGACTGAGGGCCCTGGGACTGGAGGGGGACGGTGTGGGTTCTGGCTCCCTGGGGCACGTGCAGCTGACagtccctgggaggtggcagagccATTGTCCCTTGTCACAGATGGGTAGGGCTCAGGGCTTCTCAGATGTGCACAGGGTCCCATGTGGAAGTCATCCACGGGAACCCCAGGGTTCTTGGTGGGGCCAGCGTCTTGTGCTGTGAGCACGCGAGGCTTCCTCACACAGCGTCTGCCCCGACGCCCTGCTGACCTGCCACAGAGAACCGGAGGCTGCACggcatggtgggggtggggaggtcctGGGGCTCTGCTTGCAGCCATGCCCCGAGGCACTCCAGGGACAACTGTGGCCTCAGGAGCAGCTGAGCTCCCACATCCCTGGCCTGGCGACTGCAGAATTCTGTGGGTGGCCAGCAGGAGGAGCCCAGGGGCCTGGCagccccgggccatagcagggggaGCTGGGCAGTGAGGGGCTTTGTGTGTTCCAGGCCCTTGCTGGCTCCCAGTGCCCGTGCCTCCATCTCCTTCCTGCTGTCCTGGGGGCCCCAGGGTGCTCCCACTGCTCACCTCCCAGCCTCTCGTCCAACACGTTCTTGCCCCTCCACGCCCCTCTCGCTGGTGGAGTTCACCTGCAACCACAGgctgagcgcctactgtgtgctgggaacttactgagcacctgctgtgtgccaggcacgtAGCGGTGAGGAGCACTGAATGCTGTTGTTGGGGGTGAAGCTGAGCAGACGGTGAGCCGCGTGAGCTCCACCAGGGCCCGACTGTGGCTGTAGCCCGGGTTCTGCACTATTGAATAAGTCATTAAGGGGAAGGTGGGTGGGCGCCCGGTGCAGCAGCTCAGCTGCCTCTTGGGAGCCCTGCATGTCATACGGGAGTGCTGCCCCGGCAGAGCaccggctctgcttccaagccagctccctgggagtggcacaggatggcccacgtgcttgggcccctgccaccttcatgggaattctagatggagctcctggctctagcctggtcctgctgtggtaggcatttgggagtgaaccagcggatggaagatctctctctgttaccGTCTTTTGAaaacatacataattttaaaaaaaggtaaaatgacagacccacatgggagacctggttcacattcctgctgctggctccagcctgacctaGTCctagccagctggggagtgaaaccgACAGGTGGGAGCTCGCTCGCTGtctcaaactttaaaaaagatttatttatacagagaggaggatggataggagcctgggactctattTGGGTCGcctacgtgggcagcagggatccaagcacttgggccaggtagctggatcggaagtggagcagccgggattcgggCTTTATCCGTTACACCATTTTAAACAGTGAAGGGGCTATAACGATATGGTGAAGAATTAAAATGGCATTAACATGGTCTAAAGGGCCCCAGCTGTCTGGCCCTCAGAGCCCGTCTCTGCGTgcctgcggcaggtgcacctgtgCGTGTCTGTGCGtctgtcctctgccttcccagcccctgaCGACCCCTGCCTCTGCCCGCAGGTGTCTGTGCTGGTCCTCTTTGCCCTGGCCTTCCTCACCTGCGTCGTCTTCCTGGTCGTCTACAAGGTGTACAAGTATGACCGTGCCTGTCCCGATGGCTTCGTCCTCAAGGTAAGCTCCGCTGCTCCCACAGGGCCTCAGGGCTGCACCTCGCATTCGCCCTTGAACTTGAGGCCGCTCCTGCCTGTCTCTCAGCTGGTCTAAGGCAGGCACTAGAGCAGCGGGGCTTTGTGCTTTGTGGCCCCGGGGCAGCAGGGCCCTTGCTAAAGGCCCTGCCTAGggagaggccaggcaggcagagggcacaGTGCGCGCACCAGGAAGGTCTGAGACCCCTGGGTCTGGGGAAGGAAGGGACCACGGGCCCCGCAAAGGCAAGGAGCACTGGGGGGGAGCCGAGGGCAAGAGGGCAAGGCCTTGCATGGGCCACACGGGACCCAGCTCTCCTGCCCGCCCCGCTGGGGCcactgccctggggctgggctcctggccctcagCCGGCCCTGATGGCACAAGCCTGAGCCTGGCGCCCACCGGGCAGGTGCTAGAATCCAGCTGGTTGCCTGAACAAAGGTGGAGAGGTGAGCTGGGTGCTAAGCGCGGGTGTCAGGAGCAGAAAGGGATGGACAGGTCGGGGACGGGCGGGCAGACTTCTGCCCAGCTGAGGCTATGGGGCCCTACCGCAGAGCTGTGCTCTGGGACGTGCACCCAGCAGAGGGCGCCCTGTGCCCTCATCCAGGCTTTATTCCACAGCTGCTGTTGCTGCCCCGGGGGCGGAGCTGACTTCAGGGAGGCCCTAGAGTGGAGGCGGGGAGctatggggtggggagggctggccctgactggctggagctgagcgcACAGAGGGAACGGCAGGCGGGCACTTGGGGGCAGCCCCAGGCTCTGGGAGATGAGCTAGTGTGGGGCCAGGCTGCACGGCACTGGGAGTGCCAGGCAGAGGCCGTGGAGTGGGGGCCGTGATGGGGACGACCCTTCAGGTCGCCTGGGGAGGCTGAGCttggaggggagaggtggggacaGCGAGATGACTtgaggagtctgctgtgtgggcagGAGGGTCCGGGCGGCCAGGGCATGGGGACAGACCAGAAGACCGGATCTGGGAGGCAGGGCAAGGGCAAGAGGAAAGGGCCTGGCTGGACGTGGGAGACTCGGCGGCTGACGGCGCAGCCCTCCTGCCAGCCGCCTCCATGCGGCAGTGCCGAGGGCACCCAGGGCACCCGGAAAGGCcaactgggccaggcaggacgCAGGCTTCCACTTCTGCACTTTTTGATCATAAAGATGCAGGAGTTTTAGAAAATTGGTAAACACAAGGTTTAAAAGTTTCTGGCTAAGTCTCCGAGCTGTCTCTGCTGGCGGTGCCCTTCTATCCTGCCCACGGAGGGGCTCCTAGAACAGCACTTGGCGCCGCAGGCActgggcaggcagctgggtcgCTGGCTTCATTCCACAGGTGAGAGATGTGCCCCGAGAGGCTGGGGCCCAAGCTCTGCATCCAacccagctccccctcccctcccctcctgtcccgAGCCAGTGGGGCACGCCAGGGCTCTCTCAGGAGCACCCCTCCTACCTCCTCTCCCCCCGGGAAGCCATCCCTAGCCCCCAGGggttcctgtccccacccccgcATTGGCTTGCTGCCATGTCCTGTGTGGGAGGCACTGGCAACTCCGGGGTCCTTCACCCCGGGCTGGCGCCAGGAGGGCACAGTGGCTGCTCGGCAGGTGCTGGCTGGTGGCCCCTGCTGTCACCGAGGTGCCCACATGTTCCTGGGCATTGGTGAGTGGTGCGCAGGGGTCAGGGGAGGCGGcagggcaggccagggggctTGGCTCCCCTGTACAGCCCCTGTGACAGCCACAGCAGCTGTGCTGGGTGCAGGATGGACTGCCTCTCCGGGGTGTCATGTGCACCTCTGCCGAGGTGGGGCTGCACCGCAGCTGTGCCCCTCCAGGCTGTCTACCTTTGTGTCTGCTGTGCGGCCGTGGCCACGTCCTAGCTGAGCTGCCAGCGTGGACTTTAGTCTTCGCCGCCATCTGGCAGTGGGACACATTAGCCCATTTTATTAATGACAGaacagaggctgagagaaaggaCTCGAGTGACCCCAGCTGGTGCCATAGGCCCAGGTCCAACAGCCCCCTGGCCTGTGCACATGGGGCCTGAAGGTACGTCTGATCCATACACACgagagctggagcagagcccTCCCACTCcgtcccccctccccctgctccatggggggggggggcagcaggggtggagcCCGCCGCACCTTCACGGAACTGGTGGCAGCCAAGTGGCTTCCGTCTGAGAGGCAGTAGCCATGGAAGCCCAAGCAGGAAAGATGCCAGGGTTTGCCTGGGCCATGGCGCTTGGCTTacaggggagagggggcagagaaGGGTCTCGGATTCCAAGGGGGCAGTTGTGGCCTGGCTCCAgcggcagctgggactcccactgtagtcccagctgcccgAGCTCCGGCCCTTCTGTCAGAGTCCCCTAGTCTGCCTTTGAGGGCACTGAGCTGGTCAAGCGAGGAGTGATGGTGGCTGGGGTCAGCTGGGACCAATTCCTGGGGTTGTGTGCGAGGGCAGGGGCCTGACTGCCGGTCACGGTCAGTGGAGGACCTACCCACGCCCCCTCTATGTGTTGGGGGCGGGAAGTTGAGATCAGCACCTTGGGTGAACAGGGTGGGTGGAGGCGAGTTCTCCCACTCACCTGCGTGGACCTGGAGGACCATCTCGCTCTCCAGTTCTGACTTGCCTCCCCCGTGGAATGGGTCCGGTGGAACGCATCTCACCGGGAGAGGATGTGCCTGCAGTCTTGTGTAGCCCGCCAGGAGGGGACCATGGCAGTGGTGGCCCAACCCCGGCTCCCCTTTGCTGCTGGGTCGGCTGAATGGCCTCTAGGAGCAGGCCCGGTCAACCTGCTGGGGCTTACAGAGCCAGAGCCCAGCTCTCGGGCCCGAGGAGGCTCCCCAGGGCGACTGAGCCCGGGCAGCATCCTGGCGCAGAGCCCGAGGGACAAGGGGCCCGGGGGAAGGCAgcatcccctctgccccctgcgcCTGCCTAGGCCGTGGGGGTGGACGCTCAAGGTTTCCTTGTGAAGGACCAGCAACAGGTCTCACACTTCCCAGCAAGGAGGCCTTGGCCAAGATGCTGGACTCGGGGGGCCAAACCAGACTCCACGGGAGGTGTCTAACCTGGGGGTCCCGCCAGCACGGATGGGCCGAGTGAGGGCTGAGCAGGGAGGGCCCAAGAATCTGGAGTTTTCAGTCCCTTCCCAGGGACGGATGGCCACAGCCAGAGGCCCTGACCTAGCCGCGCTGTGCTGATGGCCACGGCCAGAGGCCCTGACCTAGCCGCGCTGTGCTGATGGCCACGGCCAGAGGCCCTGACCTAGCCGCGCTGTGCTGATGGCCACGGCCAGAGGCCCTGACCTAGCCGCGCTGTGTCACTCTCCTCCCGACAGACGCCTGGCGCTGGTGCAGACGCTAGTCCCAGTGGCTTAGGCATGTCGGGGGTCCGTCCGGGCTGGAAGGCTGGGTGGGATCCCTGGGGCTGTCCGGAAGCCCCGGGCCCCTGCCCCTTGCTGCCCTGCGGCCCCCCAAAGTTTCGTCCTCGGGGTGGTCAGAGCTGGCCTGAGCAGGGCAGACAGCTTCCCTTCACGGCCCGTCCATAGCCTGCTCCACGTGAATCCCGCTGTGCTGTAGTCACGGGACCACGCCTGGCTGCAAAGCcagctgggaaatggagtcctGCCCGCTGTGCTGGGGGTGACCGGTGGTGGAGACGGCCCCCttccctgggggctgggagccaggggccaaGGCAGCTCCTGCGCTGACCCACAGCCAGCTTTGGggctcaagtgggtggcagctgTAGGCCAGCCTCCCTCCAAAATGCTCATGTGACAGCGCCGTGGACGAGCCTAGGGGCTTGTGGGGAGCAGCTTCCGGCAAGGTCCTCACTCATCTCGGACGCACGGGGCTCCTGCCGCCTCGTGGCCTCTCTGCGGGTTCCTTGGCCTTGAGCGCTGGCCTCTCCTCACCcgggtgcacctgctgggacCACAGCACAAGCAGAGCCTTTCTCGGCTCCCTTCCCTCCTCgcattggctgctgtggccgggtCCGAAGCGTCACTGTGTCCTCGTAGGCTCAGAGCCGCTGACGAGGGCACTTCATGGGCGGACGCTCTGGGGGCCCGAGTCCCGGCCCGTCCAGGCGTGTGCGGGTCTCCCGTGCCCTGCCGTAGCTCGTGGCCCCGCGGAGGTGTCCGTGAGTAGCCAAGGGTGAGCCTGCTCAGCGGCCGCTTGCCTTGCAGAACACGCAGTGTGTCCCGGAGGGCCTGGAGAGCTACTACGCAGAGCAGGACTCCAGCGCCCGGGAGAAGTTCTACACCGTCATCAACCACTACAACCTGGCCAAGCAGAGCGTCACCCGCTCCGTGTCGCCCTGGATGTCGGTCCTGTCGGAGGAGAAGCTGTCCGAGCAGGAGACGGAAGCGGCGGAGAAGTCGGCCTAGGCAGCGGGGCGGGCTCCTGACACCGTGTCACCTGCAGGGAACTGAGGGACCGCGAGGGCCATTTCATGAATAGAATTACTGATAATTTAGAGGTTACTCATTTACGGTGCAATCGCTTCTGTCGCTAatgctgctttgcaaataaaactCGCTGCTGACCCCCACGGGCACAGACCAAGCGCATCTCCGCAGTGCGCAGGCCCTGGCCCTCACGTTGAGGGATCCCGAGTCAGCCCCTTCAGCGGGTTATGGCTGTGTCCACTGGACAGGCCAGGGCTGCGGACTTCGGACAGACGATGCGTCTCATGAGCAGATTGTTTGGAGCCACTTGCCATGAGCAAACCTTACCCCAGCCACACCCGGGGCGGGCACTCGCTCGGTGGGCCACGAGCCAGGCTCCACACTTCCTCCACCGCCTAGCAGCCGTGTTCAGGGGAAGGGGGACAGAGTACCAGGGACCAGCAGCGGGTCACTGTCCGCTCCCCGAggttgggggcaggggtgaggggcgaCCCTGGGCCTCCCTGTAGGCAAGACACGCCACGGGTCCTCTGCCTGCCCCGGAGGTGGGTGGATCCGCACGCGCGGCGCTATCTGGAAGTTTCTAAACACCGGGTGGGGAAGGTGACCCTGTACGGCTGCTCAGCGGCAGCGCTCCTGCATTTTTCTCCCTGTCAAACGGCTGTACCCCCGAAGTGCGACATGGCCGGGAAGCCTGGGGtgtgtatgggggtgggggtcgggTGTGGCACCTTGCAGATACAATGACATTTCAATCCACAACCTTTGTAAGAAAATCACGTTTCAATTTGAATCTTGAcattaaaatgtttacaa
It contains:
- the NSG1 gene encoding neuronal vesicle trafficking-associated protein 1, which gives rise to MVKLGNNFADKGSKQPLPEDGFDTIPLMTPLDVNQLQFPPPDKVVVKTKTEYEPDRKKGKARPPKIAEFTVSITEGITERFKVSVLVLFALAFLTCVVFLVVYKVYKYDRACPDGFVLKNTQCVPEGLESYYAEQDSSAREKFYTVINHYNLAKQSVTRSVSPWMSVLSEEKLSEQETEAAEKSA